CTGCCCCTATGGTTCACTGCTCTGGGGCAGGAGCCATCCTGGTGACACCCCACAGGGCTGTGCCCAGAGCAGGATCTTATTCTTTtaaaggttcttttctttttatttttgcaatattGAACAGGATCTTATTAATGCAGCCCACGTCAGGACTATGGAGAAGGAGCCAGAACAGGAGGAGCAAGAAGATGTGGCataggtggggtggggtgagacGGTGCCATTGGCTGGCCCAGCTGGAGCCCACAAACAGATGGCTATCATGGTGTGCATTTACATTGAAGCTTGCTACAATATTCATCCAGCATCGACACTTGTAGAAGGACCACCTCCAAAGTGGTCGATGGTAATCAGACCCTCCTTGGGGTCTGGGCTACATGGCTCCAGGTAGACACATATTAGGAAAGCCGTCTGACACTGTGGGTTCCTTCCTTCCTAATAGGATGATGGAAAACCAGGAGATACAGAACATCCAGATGAAAACTTTATCCATCTATCTCAGTTGGTCAAAATGCTCTAATTTGCTACCAGATTCTtgtgaatggggggaggggactatattgtttttctttcccgcAAATTAGCCCCTGAAATGTATGAAATTGATATTGAAAATGGGAACTGATTTACAAAACGAAACCCTTACACCCATACTTGTTTTGAGTTGGCACACTTGTTACTTGGCTACgaaaatgtctattttctttgCTGGTAAAGAATGTAAcatgagaaggaaaagcaaaactgaactcaGCTAAGAAACCCAGTGAAGAGAGGCAGGCCCCAGCCATCCTGGTGGGGTAGGCCCGGTGCTGGCTGGAGGTCCCTAAGGCTGAGAGCATGCAGTCTCTAACCAGGGAATGGGTTGATGGAAGAGGAGCCCCGACGGCATAACAAAGTCAGAGAATGGTACAAAAGAACTTCTTCTCTCGGAAAGGATTTTCTGACGCAGGTACTGGGATGATGAGAGGGTCTTCACGCACGTGAGCTTCACAGTAGGCCAGGAGATCCGCGGCTGCCTGGGACACCTGTGGGGGACATAGCACAGGTACTGGGTTAAGGGTCAGTTCACAGTGGGTTGAGCACAGAGGCATCCATGTGGATGAGGCTGAGGACAGGCCATGTTGTGTGCACCACCAATGACAAGGCCACTTCTAGTCCAGAGAGAGGGGATGTGCTAATCCAGGGAGATGGGGTTCGAAACCTGCCTTTGAGGAAAGAGGGGAGGCCTAGGGATGGTGGATGAATCCCCAGAGAGGAACAAGAGGGTCCGGCAGCCTTGTTCTACTCTCAACTGAGTTCGATGAGTGGAGGCTCCAGGCCAGTAGCTTCATAATTACTCTGCTATACCATTTCTGGATGAATAAAGGAGAGCACTAGCCCTGGCCAAGCCAGCATGATtgtgtttattattgttattgattGCAATCCACTCTCATGACCAGCACAGAGAGACCTTTCATCCTTCTCAACAGAACACATGCTAATaagcatattatatatatcacatacatgAGCTGCATACTCTAAGCACATGTTTTAATTCACAGTGGCCACTCCCCTGTGTAGGGAGCTGCTCCTGACCAGAGA
The genomic region above belongs to Vulpes lagopus strain Blue_001 chromosome 3, ASM1834538v1, whole genome shotgun sequence and contains:
- the GNG4 gene encoding guanine nucleotide-binding protein G(I)/G(S)/G(O) subunit gamma-4, whose amino-acid sequence is MKEVMSSNSTTSISQARKAVEQLKMEACMDRVKVSQAAADLLAYCEAHVREDPLIIPVPASENPFREKKFFCTIL